The Aythya fuligula isolate bAytFul2 chromosome 18, bAytFul2.pri, whole genome shotgun sequence DNA window CTGCTACGCCCCGTGCTTCCAAAGCTCCAAACCCACTGCAGAACCGCAGGGTGTCCCCGGTGGGCACCGCACGCCACCTTTTGCGTTGcgtgctgcagagcccagaCACCGCTCTGCCGTCTCAGAACCACTACCCAAGCATTTGAGAAGAGCActataaatattctttcttttcgccagccagcagcacttcAGGCAACCTCGACGGCGAGCTCCTCCCTCGCATTTGTTTACCGGACACGAGCACCATCACAGCACCCAAAATAAGCTCTCAGAACGCAGTGCAGCACGGGAGGAGACGCTGCGACCCCTCTCGCTGCGCCATGGGACCACCAGCTCCTCCTGAGCCGCAGCACCGAGCAAGGCGCACGCGAGGCTCCTTCCAGTGCCCTCCTGCCAGCGCTcgctgagctgtgctgccacGTTGCTGACACCAtcagcacagaaacaaagagaacaGGCAGCGCATCTCAGGCAGCGCGACGTTACGGATGGGTGGAAAGAGCAAGGTGCAAACACAtccatcagctctgctgctgtgtaaGACCCTCGTGGAAATTCGTCCACTCCTGCAGCCCAAGCCAACAGTGGAAGAGGCAAAACGCAACTGTCCTGCAGAGCACGCGGGCTCGTTACACTGCTGTGACTTGACAAACTGCATGGCACTTGATGCGACTTTACGCAGCAAACCCAGGAGACTTCACAGATCTGCTTTCTTACTGACTACAGATCTGCCTGACTACAACAAACGGGAAACTTACTTAAACCAATCCCAAACTTACGTGAGAAAAAGAAGCGTTTTAAGCACATCACCCGGTAATTGGGTGACCTAAAAAACCTTGCTTCCAATTCTCCCGACACGGACAGATCAGCATGTGGAAAAACTGGAATAAATTAACAGATGCAGAAAGCACGGAAGTGCTgtgccctcagccccagcccatcCCAACCAGCTCAGGGACGAACCGTACCGCACGCCCGAGCAAAGAGCCTGGCAGGTTCTTACCCAAGGCACTGCTCAAACGAGCGATATAACCGGGACCAGTGACAGGGCTAAGAAATTTAGCTACTGCAAAACAGATAAAGTAATTAAAGAAGTTGCAGCACAAGGAAGCAGGCTCTCCCTCACAAATCAGTCTCCTCAGTGTCACTGGTTGACGCGTCTACAGGAAAACCTTGGCACTTAACAAGAtgtgactttaaaaaagaagcCACGCAAAGAGGTCCTACACAAACAGAGCAAACGGATGCCCGCATCCAGTTACAGAACTGCTGGAGTTACACGGACCTTGAGAGCTTACAGGGCCCGTTCTAACCTCTGCAGTCACAGGAGGACTGAGCCACCCAGCAGCATCTTCCCCCACGCACCGCAGCAGAGCCATTTACGAGGGGATTAaccacagctctgcacagcaccGCGGCCGTTCGGAGCCGCAGGCACCTCGAAGCCACAGCCGGAGCTGCCCCCAAACACCCACGGCACAAAACCaggcggggccgcggggccgcccgggACGGAGCTCCCCCTGCCCGACCCAGGCAGGCACCGGGGCCGGGGTggctcccgccgccgccccctgcccccggCCGCGGGGCGATGAATGAAACCCCCCCCCGACGGCCCCCGCGCGCGCGTCGCGGCCGCCCCCGGGCCCCTACCTGGATGTCCGCGTCCGAGACGCCGAAGTCGAGGTTGGAGACGAGCAGCTTCCCGCCGGTCTCCACGCCGGCCCCCGCGCCGAAGCCGCTGTCGAAGAGGTCGTGCTGCCACTTCTCGGGGAGCTGCTTCGGCTGCAACGACACCGGCACCTCGCTGagcgccgccgggccccgccgcccgccggcaGCGCACAaagggcccggcccggcccggccccctccgccccccgcccccgcccggccgccgcccgcGCGGCCCCgtcccggggctgcccccgcgccgccgccccctGCCCAGGCCCGGCCCGTTCCTTTCCCGTTCCGTTCCCGTTTCCGTTTCCCCGGGACGCCGCCGGCccgcgggcagcagcagcagtggcggcggcggccgctcccccctccccccgcccgGCGCCCCCGGCCGTACCCGGCTGTAGGGCGCGGGCCGGTTCCTGCCGCCGCCCCGGGCCATCACCGGCCGGTTCCGcacggggccgccgccgcccgctcgCCCGGCTCCCACGCCGCCCCGGCCGGGCCCGCCCCCGCGGGTggcgccgccccggccccggccgccccggccgccgccccgcccggcgCCGCGCTGGCTGCGGTTGAGCTTGATGATGTCGTCCAGGGACATGTCCATCTTGTCGGCCATGATGGCGGCTCCGCTCCGGGGCCCGCACTTCCGGCCGCGCTGCGCCGCCGCCGGAAGCGGAaggggcggggccggcggggggaAGGCGCGGCGCCGCGCGCGCGTGCGTGCCGGGCtccgcggggcgggcgggcgggacttccggcggcgcggggctggAGCGGGGGGGGGACTTCCGGCGGCGCgggaggggggcgcggggcgggcctTCCGGCGGCGCGATGCGGGTGCGGGTGCGGAGCTGGCACGGGGTCGCCTCGTGGCTGTGGGTGGCGAACGACGAAAACTGCGGCATCTGCCGCATGGCCTTCAACGGCTGCTGCCCCGACTGTgagcgcggggccgggcggggcggaaccggggggggggaaccggggccgggccggggctgaCGCCGTGTCCGCGCCGCAGGCAAAGTGCCCGGGGACGACTGCCCGCTGGTGTGGGGGCAGTGCTCGCATTGCTTCCACATGCACTGCATCCTCAAGTGGCTGCACTCGCAGCaggtgcagcagcactgccccatGTGCCGCCAGGAGTGGAAGTTCAAGGAGTGACCGGCGCCGCCCCCGGTAAGCGCGCGGCCGCCGCTCGCCGCCCTCGTgcgcggggggagccggggggggcgggcgggggcgaGCGGCTCCTTGCCGCGGGCTGCGCCGCCcggggggccgggccgggccaaggcggggagggggcgggcgCGGCGCCCCCCGTCGGGCTATaaagcggcggcggcggc harbors:
- the ANAPC11 gene encoding anaphase-promoting complex subunit 11 translates to MRVRVRSWHGVASWLWVANDENCGICRMAFNGCCPDCKVPGDDCPLVWGQCSHCFHMHCILKWLHSQQVQQHCPMCRQEWKFKE